A single genomic interval of Halobacillus halophilus DSM 2266 harbors:
- a CDS encoding alpha-ketoacid dehydrogenase subunit beta: MTTAIQVRKLTMVQAVTDAMKTMLQEDESVIVLGEDVGKNGGVFRATEGLFDQFGEERVIDTPLAESGIIGTSIGLAINGFRPIAEMQFLGFIYPAFNQLMTHATRMRQRTMGRYTVPMVIRAPYGAGVKAPEIHSDSVEALFTQIPGLKVVIPSNAYDAKGLLISSIEDPDPVLFLEPMRSYRSFRTEVPEEKYTVDLGKASYQKKGNDVTLLTWGAMVPDTMKAVEQFEKQQNATCEVIDLRTLYPLDKKTIQESVEKTGRVVIVHEAPATGGMNAEIISVINDSAFFYLKAPVQKVTGFDTPVPVYSLEKEYLPSSEKIIHAINQALSY; encoded by the coding sequence ATGACGACGGCTATTCAAGTGAGAAAATTAACGATGGTTCAGGCAGTGACAGATGCAATGAAAACCATGCTTCAAGAGGATGAATCCGTGATCGTTCTTGGGGAAGATGTAGGAAAAAACGGAGGCGTTTTCCGGGCGACGGAAGGATTATTTGATCAGTTCGGAGAAGAGCGCGTTATCGATACGCCGCTTGCCGAATCAGGAATCATTGGAACATCGATTGGTCTTGCGATTAACGGTTTTCGCCCAATTGCGGAGATGCAGTTTTTAGGCTTTATCTATCCAGCCTTCAATCAACTAATGACCCATGCTACTCGTATGCGGCAGCGTACGATGGGACGTTATACGGTGCCAATGGTTATTAGAGCTCCTTACGGGGCCGGAGTAAAAGCACCGGAAATTCATTCAGATAGTGTGGAAGCTTTGTTTACCCAGATTCCTGGCCTGAAGGTAGTAATTCCATCTAACGCTTATGATGCAAAAGGTTTGCTGATCTCAAGTATTGAAGATCCGGACCCGGTGCTTTTTCTAGAGCCGATGAGAAGTTATCGCTCGTTCCGTACAGAGGTTCCTGAAGAAAAGTACACAGTCGATCTAGGTAAAGCTTCCTATCAGAAGAAAGGAAATGACGTTACGTTGCTAACATGGGGAGCGATGGTGCCCGATACGATGAAAGCCGTGGAGCAATTCGAAAAGCAGCAAAACGCTACATGTGAGGTTATTGATTTAAGAACGCTTTACCCATTAGATAAAAAAACCATCCAGGAGTCTGTAGAGAAGACAGGTCGCGTCGTCATTGTGCATGAAGCGCCAGCGACGGGGGGAATGAATGCGGAAATCATATCCGTCATTAATGATTCTGCCTTTTTCTACTTAAAAGCTCCCGTTCAAAAGGTTACCGGTTTTGACACACCAGTGCCTGTGTATTCTCTCGAAAAAGAATACCTGCCAAGCAGTGAAAAAATAATTCATGCCATTAATCAGGCATTATCATACTAG
- a CDS encoding alpha/beta hydrolase family esterase, with protein sequence MEVFGPVTMTFEERERTFYYSVPENLEQAVPVVFCFHGAGSSARHHMKITGFHKLSEEHQVITVFPDAVHFDPADRMTKQWNEGREKNTAFQQEVNDVGFVLDLIDWLKQRYPVDESRIYATGFSNGSAFSLRLGLECQDVFAGVGGVSGPLVKDLAKKFQWSKPMPMLFIMGTDDKLVPYDGHYDSTYMIDQLLSAEKTVKFFAKSWGDGGTHHHERVMENEEYAIVKNAYPQEEEKVVFYSIEGGGHTWPGGPLSQASSLTGKVAGQLDATKILFEHLITFQR encoded by the coding sequence TTGGAAGTTTTCGGACCAGTAACCATGACATTTGAAGAACGAGAGCGAACCTTTTATTACAGCGTACCTGAAAATCTGGAGCAGGCTGTCCCCGTTGTATTCTGCTTTCACGGGGCTGGCAGCAGTGCAAGGCACCATATGAAAATTACCGGATTCCACAAACTCTCAGAGGAGCATCAGGTCATCACCGTCTTTCCTGATGCGGTTCATTTCGATCCTGCAGACCGAATGACAAAGCAATGGAATGAAGGCAGAGAAAAAAATACTGCCTTTCAGCAGGAAGTCAATGATGTCGGGTTTGTGTTGGATTTGATTGATTGGCTGAAACAACGGTATCCCGTGGATGAAAGCAGAATTTACGCCACAGGGTTCTCCAACGGTTCGGCCTTCAGTTTGAGACTTGGCCTTGAATGTCAGGATGTTTTTGCCGGAGTGGGAGGAGTTTCAGGCCCCCTGGTCAAAGATTTAGCGAAGAAGTTTCAATGGAGTAAACCTATGCCGATGCTTTTCATTATGGGGACGGATGATAAGCTTGTCCCTTATGATGGCCATTATGATTCGACCTACATGATTGACCAACTTCTCTCCGCAGAAAAAACAGTTAAGTTTTTTGCAAAATCCTGGGGAGATGGTGGAACCCATCATCACGAGCGGGTTATGGAAAACGAAGAATACGCCATTGTGAAAAATGCTTACCCGCAAGAAGAAGAAAAAGTTGTGTTTTACTCGATTGAAGGTGGAGGACACACGTGGCCTGGAGGGCCGTTGTCGCAAGCATCCTCCTTAACCGGAAAAGTAGCCGGTCAGTTGGACGCGACGAAAATCCTTTTTGAGCATTTGATTACATTTCAACGATAA
- a CDS encoding dihydrolipoamide acetyltransferase family protein, with translation MDVKLHDIGEGMHEAEILYYFVKKGDFVKNDAPLVEVQTDKMTAELTAPAEGVIEEINYDVGDVIEVGTTILTMRSEQKQSSKQPVLAGQTAGTETNQSSGPRNFNWELPSTRVKASPHTRRIAREQGIKIEDVQGTGKGGRILDEDIFAFMETKSKPSPVKEEEEVKKQPPVERAGQQQTIPFRGRRKQIAKKMTQSLYTAPHVTHFDEVDMTEVLKVKDQLKKGTDRRPGVQVSVAAFFIKALQLSLKEFPIFNSKLDEEKGEILLESSYNIGLATGTEEGLIVPVLKNVENLSLIDIHKQMKDLTKKAVDNKLSGHDLRGGTFTISNVGPMGSTGATPILNYPETGLMAFHKTKKMPVVIDDEIVIRQMMNVTLTFDHRVADGSQSVAFTNRFIDYIENPYVMLIELI, from the coding sequence ATGGATGTGAAATTGCATGATATTGGGGAAGGAATGCATGAAGCTGAAATTCTTTATTATTTTGTGAAAAAAGGGGATTTTGTGAAGAATGACGCTCCACTTGTTGAAGTTCAGACGGACAAAATGACGGCTGAACTGACCGCGCCAGCAGAAGGAGTCATTGAGGAAATTAATTATGATGTAGGCGATGTGATTGAAGTGGGCACGACCATTTTAACGATGAGGTCTGAACAAAAGCAGTCCTCTAAGCAGCCCGTACTTGCCGGACAGACGGCTGGTACAGAGACGAACCAAAGTTCCGGGCCAAGAAACTTTAATTGGGAGCTTCCATCTACCAGGGTGAAGGCTTCCCCTCATACACGGAGGATTGCCAGAGAACAGGGCATCAAGATTGAAGACGTTCAGGGTACAGGAAAAGGAGGACGTATCCTCGATGAAGATATCTTCGCATTTATGGAAACCAAATCGAAGCCTTCTCCTGTAAAAGAAGAAGAGGAAGTGAAAAAACAGCCGCCAGTCGAACGAGCAGGACAGCAGCAAACCATCCCATTTAGAGGCCGGCGAAAACAAATTGCCAAAAAAATGACCCAATCGCTTTATACGGCTCCCCATGTCACTCATTTTGATGAAGTGGATATGACGGAAGTATTAAAGGTGAAGGATCAGCTGAAAAAAGGTACAGACCGTCGTCCAGGCGTCCAAGTATCAGTTGCCGCCTTTTTTATCAAAGCTCTCCAGCTATCCCTTAAAGAATTTCCGATATTCAACTCTAAATTAGACGAAGAGAAAGGAGAAATCCTTTTAGAATCGTCTTACAATATCGGACTCGCCACCGGAACAGAGGAAGGATTAATCGTACCTGTCTTAAAAAACGTTGAAAATCTATCATTAATAGACATCCATAAACAGATGAAAGATTTAACGAAAAAGGCGGTAGATAATAAGCTATCTGGACATGATTTACGGGGAGGAACCTTTACCATTAGTAACGTTGGACCGATGGGAAGCACCGGGGCGACACCGATTTTAAATTATCCAGAAACGGGTTTGATGGCCTTTCATAAAACGAAAAAAATGCCAGTGGTTATTGATGATGAAATTGTCATTAGACAGATGATGAATGTGACGCTGACTTTTGATCACCGAGTTGCCGATGGTTCGCAATCCGTTGCCTTTACGAACCGGTTTATTGACTATATTGAAAATCCATATGTGATGCTAATCGAATTAATCTAG
- the nhaC gene encoding Na+/H+ antiporter NhaC → MEKRKPSFLVSSLVILLIIAILGVSILVYGTAPHIPIVIAAVIVTLYGLKLGYKWKELEKAMTKGVSYGVPAIIILSLIGITVGVWVLNGTVQTITYYGLQVLSPSLFLVSAVIITAVVATMTGSSWSAISTIGIALMGVAYGMSISPTVTAGAIVSGALFGDKLSPLSDTTNLAAATAKVDIFQHIRHMLWTTIPSLIITLGIFAAIGIFSSREAADIGKVESMMTTLNNEFMLTPVTLISPLLIIILAFRKVSPIPSLIIGLVAAVITTFYTVPGVSLGTIMNTAHFGYTADTGVEAIDNLLSLGGLDSMLFGVSLILIALSFGGIIREIGIAQAIIEGLKRFLRSRGNVITSTVLSCLGINVVVGEQYLSIILPGQMLEESYEQTNLHPKNMSRTLEDAGTLIHPLIPWGVTGAFIMTTLNVGIGYIPFSFICFISPIIAIIYGYTGFTLTPLATEDVVDLEKQRVSSGTGSH, encoded by the coding sequence ATGGAAAAAAGAAAGCCTTCGTTTCTCGTTTCGAGTCTTGTTATTCTTTTAATTATTGCCATCCTTGGAGTCAGCATCTTAGTATATGGAACAGCGCCTCATATCCCAATTGTCATTGCTGCGGTGATCGTTACATTGTATGGACTAAAGTTAGGGTACAAGTGGAAAGAGTTAGAAAAAGCTATGACAAAAGGAGTCTCCTATGGTGTTCCTGCCATCATTATCTTAAGCTTGATCGGCATAACCGTCGGCGTCTGGGTATTGAATGGTACCGTTCAAACCATTACATACTACGGTCTTCAAGTATTATCTCCATCCCTGTTTTTAGTGAGTGCTGTCATTATTACAGCCGTAGTAGCTACGATGACGGGAAGTTCCTGGAGTGCCATTAGTACAATCGGGATTGCCTTGATGGGCGTGGCTTATGGGATGTCTATTTCTCCAACTGTAACGGCCGGGGCTATTGTAAGCGGCGCATTGTTTGGAGACAAATTGTCCCCTCTGTCGGATACGACAAACTTGGCTGCAGCTACAGCTAAAGTCGATATTTTCCAGCATATCCGCCATATGCTTTGGACAACCATTCCAAGCTTAATTATTACGCTCGGTATCTTTGCAGCCATTGGGATATTTTCCAGTCGAGAGGCAGCCGATATAGGAAAAGTAGAATCGATGATGACGACGTTGAATAATGAATTTATGCTTACACCCGTGACGCTTATTTCACCTCTGCTTATTATCATTCTGGCTTTTAGAAAAGTTAGTCCGATTCCATCTTTGATTATCGGGCTGGTAGCAGCGGTCATCACTACTTTCTATACGGTTCCAGGTGTATCTCTGGGTACGATTATGAACACAGCGCATTTCGGATACACCGCGGATACAGGGGTAGAAGCGATTGATAACTTATTGTCACTGGGCGGATTAGATAGTATGCTGTTTGGTGTATCGTTAATTTTGATAGCGCTTTCATTTGGCGGTATTATACGTGAAATCGGCATAGCTCAAGCCATTATTGAAGGCTTAAAGAGGTTTTTGCGAAGCAGGGGCAATGTTATTACATCTACCGTTTTGTCTTGTTTAGGAATTAATGTCGTGGTAGGAGAACAGTATTTATCGATTATTCTTCCAGGGCAAATGCTTGAGGAGAGTTATGAGCAGACGAATCTTCATCCTAAAAACATGTCCCGGACGCTTGAAGATGCCGGAACGCTTATCCACCCTTTAATTCCATGGGGAGTGACGGGAGCGTTCATTATGACCACATTGAACGTAGGAATCGGCTATATTCCGTTTTCGTTTATCTGTTTCATTTCTCCGATTATCGCCATCATCTACGGCTACACAGGCTTTACCCTAACTCCGCTGGCGACGGAAGATGTGGTGGATCTTGAAAAGCAACGAGTTTCATCAGGAACAGGAAGTCATTAA